A window of Paenibacillus phoenicis genomic DNA:
CGCACCTGGTTCAACCCTAATTCATTCACCACATGCTGCAAGAACTGAATCCGTTTGTTTAACGAATCCACGATCGTGAGCTGTAAATGCGGAAAACAAATTTTCAGGGGAATGCCGGGGAAACCTGCTCCGGATCCAATATCCGCCATGGACTCGATCTCCCCCATCGGGACATGAAAAGCCAGGCTAATCGAATCATAAAAATGCTTGATATAGACCTGCTCCCGTTCGGTGATCCCGGTGAGGTTCATTTTTTCGTTCCAAGAGACCAATTCTTCATAATAACGTTCAAATTGCTTGAGCTGCTCCTCCGACACCTCAATGCCATGTTCCTGTAGCAGCGAGCAAAACTGGGCTTGTATCGAATCCAATGGTTACCCTCCCGCAGCCGTGACCCGGTTATAGTGCTCCAAATACACCAACAAGATGGAAATATCCGCAGGCGTAACCCCCGAAATCCGCGAGGCTTGCCCGATGGAGATCGGACGGATTTTGGACAGCTTTTGCCGCGCCTCGATGGCCAGGCCTTGAATATCGTCATAGTTGATATTTTCAGGGATCTTTTTCTTTTCCATTTTTTGTAATCTTTCAACGTGGATCAATTGCTTCTCAATATAACCGGCGTACTTGATTTGGATTTCAACTTGCTCTTGCATTTCTTCATCGAGCTCAACCTCAGATGGAGAAATCGAAGCGATATGCGCATACGTCACTTCCGGACGCCGCAAAATCGTCAGCAAATTGCTTCCGTCCTGAATCGGAGCGGAACCAATCGACTCCAGCAATGGATTGATTTCAGTTGGTCGAATCTTCGTCGTCTTCAACCGCTCAATCTCCTGCTCAACCTTCTGCTTTTTATCCAAAAACCGGGCATACCGCTCTTCCGAAATCAATCCAATTTCATACCCAAGCGGGGTCAAGCGCAAATCTGCGTTATCGTGACGGAGGAGCAACCGGTATTCCGCCCGTGAAGTCAGCAAACGGTACGGCTCGTTAGTTCCCTTGGTTACCAGGTCGTCGATCAAGACACCAATGTAGCCTTGCGAGCGGTCAAGCACAATCGGCTCTTTGCCTTGCACCTTACGCGCTGCATTAATCCCGGCCATGATGCCTTGTCCCGCCGCTTCCTCATAACCGGAAGTCCCGTTGATTTGCCCCGCCGTGAACAGACCCGGCAATCGCTTCGTCTCCAGCGAAGGCCACAGCTGGGTTGGCACGACCGCATCGTATTCAATTGCATAGCCGGTCCGCATCATTTGCACATTTTGCAAGCCAGGAACCGAACGCAGCATCTGCAACTGTACCTCTTCCGGCATGCTGGTGGAGAAGCCTTGCACGTAATATTCGGACGTATTTTTGCCTTCCGGTTCCAAGAAAATCTGATGCTTCGGCTTATCGCTGAACCGTACGATTTTGTCCTCGATGGAAGGACAGTACCGCGGACCCGTACCTTCGATGACACCCGAGAACATCGGTGCACGATGCAGGTTATCCGTAATAATCTTGTGGGTTTCCTCGGAGGTATACGTCAGCCAGCAAGGCAACTGCTCATTGTCCGAACTCTTTGTCTCATAGGAAAAAAACTTCGGCTTCTCATCCCCCGGCTGAATCTCCGTTTGCGAGAAATCAATCGAATCCTTATGGACCCGCGGCGGCGTCCCCGTCTTGAAGCGAACGAGCTCGAAGCCCAGCTCCTTCAAGTTTTGCGCCAAACGCACCGATGGCTGCTGATTGTTTGGACCACTTTCATACATCAGCTCGCCCATGATGATTTTCCCGCGCAAATACGTACCGGTTGTCAGCACCACCGCTTTCGCCCGATATTCTGCCCCGGTCTTCGTAATGACGCCCACGCACTGGCCGTCCTCTACGATCAGCTCCTCCACCATCCCTTGGAGCATCGTCAGATTCGGCTCCTTCTCCAGCGTTTCCTTCATCGCGTGCTGGTACAAGAATTTATCCGCCTGCGCGCGCAGCGCATG
This region includes:
- the rsmG gene encoding 16S rRNA (guanine(527)-N(7))-methyltransferase RsmG, whose translation is MDSIQAQFCSLLQEHGIEVSEEQLKQFERYYEELVSWNEKMNLTGITEREQVYIKHFYDSISLAFHVPMGEIESMADIGSGAGFPGIPLKICFPHLQLTIVDSLNKRIQFLQHVVNELGLNQVRLLHGRAEDLGRQEDLRDAFDLVTARAVARMAILNEFCLPFVKPGGLFVAMKGSNPEDEVKEAARSLSELKGKWVSTPAFSLPLENSERHLVLIQKTAPTPQKYPRKAGIPAKMPLV
- the mnmG gene encoding tRNA uridine-5-carboxymethylaminomethyl(34) synthesis enzyme MnmG: MGYAAGNYEVIVVGAGHAGCEAALAAARMGCRTLMVTINLDMVAFMPCNPSIGGPAKGHVVREIDALGGEMGRNIDKTFIQMRMLNTGKGPAVHALRAQADKFLYQHAMKETLEKEPNLTMLQGMVEELIVEDGQCVGVITKTGAEYRAKAVVLTTGTYLRGKIIMGELMYESGPNNQQPSVRLAQNLKELGFELVRFKTGTPPRVHKDSIDFSQTEIQPGDEKPKFFSYETKSSDNEQLPCWLTYTSEETHKIITDNLHRAPMFSGVIEGTGPRYCPSIEDKIVRFSDKPKHQIFLEPEGKNTSEYYVQGFSTSMPEEVQLQMLRSVPGLQNVQMMRTGYAIEYDAVVPTQLWPSLETKRLPGLFTAGQINGTSGYEEAAGQGIMAGINAARKVQGKEPIVLDRSQGYIGVLIDDLVTKGTNEPYRLLTSRAEYRLLLRHDNADLRLTPLGYEIGLISEERYARFLDKKQKVEQEIERLKTTKIRPTEINPLLESIGSAPIQDGSNLLTILRRPEVTYAHIASISPSEVELDEEMQEQVEIQIKYAGYIEKQLIHVERLQKMEKKKIPENINYDDIQGLAIEARQKLSKIRPISIGQASRISGVTPADISILLVYLEHYNRVTAAGG